A stretch of the Schistocerca serialis cubense isolate TAMUIC-IGC-003099 chromosome 2, iqSchSeri2.2, whole genome shotgun sequence genome encodes the following:
- the LOC126456445 gene encoding uncharacterized protein LOC126456445: MHYTDGTDGKAIPIPLTADHTRSLEDDFQDFFDIIPMDQVRAIVQDHLANDTELQAVVAFVKSEDFKETLLALEEIPEYIAFLNYMYESGLDVYYYINWVHDLIGIPQLTPPSDATRSMPSRSLSSMVDDIIAILPEEELEALCQEKLQTSPEFKEMYDRMTSPEFMQVVINLLAVPEYRELKQHLLDNGVDVDQLLRLFHAMIGLPSGSDKMEGLIDSAPAAKVITRDERTLEDDFQDFFDLIPMDQVRAIVQDHLANDTELQAVVAFVKSEDFKETLLALEEIPEYIDFLDYMYDSGLDVYYYINWVHNLIGIPELTPPSDTKQCRSLSSMVDDIIAILPEEELEALCQEKLQTSAEFKEMYDRMRAPEFMQVVLNLLAVPEYRELKQHLLDNGVDVDELLRLFHAMIGLPSSA, translated from the exons GGAAAGCAATTCCTATCCCACTAACGGCCGATCACACGCGCAGCTTAGAAGATGACTTCCAAGACTTCTTCGACATCATTCCTATGGACCAGGTCCGTGCCATAGTGCAAGATCACCTGGCAAATGACACCGAGTTGCAGGCGGTCGTCGCTTTCGTCAAGTCTGAGGACTTCAAGGAGACGCTCCTTGCTCTTGAAGAAATCCCGGAGTACATTGCG TTTCTCAATTACATGTATGAGTCTGGCCTCGACGTCTACTACTATATCAACTGGGTGCACGATTTAATTGGCATACCTCAGTTAACACCACCTTCTGATGCGACGCGATCTATGCCATCTCGAAGCCTGTCCAGTATGGTCGACGATATCATAGCCATCCTTCCAGAGGAGGAGCTTGAAGCACTTTGCCAGGAGAAGCTCCAGACCAGTCCAGAATTCAAGGAGATGTACGACAGGATGACATCCCCTGAGTTTATG CAAGTCGTGATAAACTTGCTGGCAGTGCCAGAGTACCGAGAACTGAAGCAGCATCTACTGGACAATGGCGTCGACGTGGACCAGCTGCTGCGGTTGTTCCACGCAATGATCGGCCTGCCATCAG GTTCTGACAAAATGGAAGGACTTATCGATAGCGCACCTGCAGCCAAAGTGATTACGAGAGACGAACGGACCCTAGAGGATGACTTCCAAGACTTCTTTGACCTCATTCCTATGGACCAAGTCCGTGCCATTGTACAGGATCACCTGGCCAATGACACTGAGCTGCAGGCAGTCGTCGCCTTCGTCAAGTCTGAGGATTTCAAGGAGACACTCCTCGCCCTCGAGGAAATTCCAGAGTACATTGAC TTTTTGGACTATATGTACGACTCGGGCTTGGATGTCTACTACTACATCAACTGGGTACACAATTTAATTGGCATTCCGGAGCTAACACCGCCTTCTGACACGAAGCAGTGTCGAAGCCTGTCTAGTATGGTCGACGATATCATAGCCATCCTTCCAGAGGAGGAGCTTGAAGCACTTTGCCAGGAGAAACTCCAGACCAGTGCAGAATTCAAAGAGATGTACGACAGGATGAGAGCTCCTGAGTTTATG CAAGTCGTACTGAACTTACTGGCAGTGCCGGAGTACCGAGAACTGAAGCAGCACTTACTAGACAACGGCGTCGACGTGGACGAACTGCTTCGGTTATTCCATGCTATGATCGGCCTGCCATCTAGTGCGTAA